Proteins from a genomic interval of Trifolium pratense cultivar HEN17-A07 linkage group LG6, ARS_RC_1.1, whole genome shotgun sequence:
- the LOC123890810 gene encoding uncharacterized protein LOC123890810, whose protein sequence is MEEPSLEDLNSVFNLEPKAMFSVASLSFQEFAEIDPNYRKQLDVPIGIKWYVKNKSGPHHTLTCTLGCIFPLITGGWKELREYYRFPDDVEVTFSYFGYDCFAIKNIKTLDCCAEIPYFHSRSVFPLKTTYFDVTMKGDMTMEDNLTIECSDFNEYLKENDWSALAACLDDGEVYDLKVRGRRSPYKIQLGYCWNHFCQCNDFYKGDILRFKFDSDVATWEKKCHVYKIGTDPDVK, encoded by the exons ATGGAAGAACCTTCTCTTGAAGATTTGAACTCTGTTTTTAATTTGGAACCAAAAGCAATGTTTTCTGTTGCATCCTTATCATTTCAG gaatttGCTGAAATAGATCCTAATTATCGAAAACAATTGGATGTTCCAATAGGAATAAAGTGGTATGTCAAGAATAAATCTGGTCCTCACCATACTCTGACCTGCACATTAGGTTGTATATTTCCTCTGATTACTGGTGGATGGAAAGAACTGAGAGAGTATTACCGATTTCCAGATGATGTTGAAGTAACTTTTAGTTATTTTGGTTATGATTGTTTTGCAATTAAGAATATAAAGACACTTGATTGTTGTGCTGAAATTCCTTATTTTCATAGTAGAAGTGTTTTTCCTTTGAAAACTACATATTTTGATGTTACAATGAAGGGTGATATGACAATGGAAGACAATTTA ACAATAGAATGTTCTGATTTTAATGAATATCTGAAGGAGAATGATTGGTCTGCACTGGCTGCTTGCTTAGATGATGGAGAGGTGTATGATTTGAAGGTGAGAGGAAGGCGATCTCCTTATAAGATTCAATTGGGTTATTGCTGGAATCATTTTTGTCAATGCAACGATTTTTACAAAGGTGATATTCTGCGTTTTAAGTTTGATTCGGATGTAGCAACATGGGAAAAGAAGTGTCATGTCTACAAAATTGGTACAGATCCTGATGTTAAGTGA